One region of Plasmodium vivax chromosome 7, whole genome shotgun sequence genomic DNA includes:
- a CDS encoding co-chaperone Hsc20, putative (encoded by transcript PVX_099420A), giving the protein MADTHTVKRMKCLNCHSDISLDVVPLSCQACSALLHVDTFKQFTFFDLFGLRATYDIDKGHLKKKFNDIQKLYHPDKHARNEQLEQINEVSSYLNGAYRVLQNDVDRALYLLSVQYNYKIPEEENLEDSEFLAEIVQVNEQIGDPEANITLMTKEYQDKYEDHIEKIKLHFDEGNFEDILKALKKLKFINRILDRLQNV; this is encoded by the exons ATGGCAGATACGCACACCGTTAAGCGAATGAAGTGCCTCAACTGCCACAGTGACATCAGCCTTGACGTGGTTCCCCTCAGCTGCCAA gcCTGCAGCGCGCTGCTCCACGTGGACACCTTCAAGCAGTTTACCTTCTTTGACCTTTTTGGCCT ACGAGCCACCTACGACATAGACAAAGgacacttaaaaaaaaaattcaacgaCATTCAAAAGTTGTATCACCCCGATAAGCATGCGCGAAATGAGCAG CTCGAACAGATAAACGAAGTCTCGAGCTACCTGAACGGTGCATACagagttttgcaaaatgacgTGGACCGGGCCCTCTACCTGTTGAGTGTCCAGTACAACTACAAG ATCCCGGAGGAAGAGAACCTGGAGGACAGCGAGTTCCTGGCCGAAATTGTTCAG GTGAACGAACAGATCGGAGACCCCGAGGCGAATATTACCCTCATGACCAA ggagTACCAGGATAAGTACGAGGACCAcatcgaaaaaattaaactccACTTTGACGAAGGG AATTTTGAGGATATCTTGAAGGCcctaaaaaaattgaagttcATAAATAGAATCCTGGACCGTCTTCAAAACGTTTGA
- a CDS encoding GNS1/SUR4 domain containing protein (encoded by transcript PVX_099415A) has translation MTPLSRAFWAPGKGRELAGKYEKTILLISLLYIPAVLALQKVMRRRKEIEAKALKVAWNVCLSALSLMGVLLILIYDPHVLKSIILEETEYRPETRAVISIFTLTKVVEYGDTVFLILKKKKLTFLHSYHHLSVVIYCLYSQKELVSHAHYFVFLNLVVHAIMYFYFGFIYIVPKILYKVRQFITCLQILQMFIGIFISYYAIRNVENQIYVKNAIASFALYLTYAILFLNFYFNNYCKNVKSNVATYMISVHILGLIGLIMLCTSNDTLRLFIEVSIGCVFTLTLLSCSFHFNTHYCYLWKNKIGDTNFLEQTDLLLTYKAKYFSNMAFLKKMTIHMIKTFLLCFNGLATYAHDTIFLFVNFYSERLKRIAHESAALEKGGKSATVRGAAMSGETSGATSGASDKSSDQPNDQPNDEPNNQTNVANPPGEAPNRRDTKANRVFFLIKDLYNRSIISYIIYKSPIENIAKNLESISPDQSARKSLQFTFFRMTKQVIQNYLLYIVCLILPIYYGLRVYNDALLGLCVHGALRWLIEIYSTKIFNKSRKLHGH, from the coding sequence ATGACCCCCCTGAGCCGCGCATTCTGGGCGCCCGGGAAGGGCAGGGAGCTGGCGGGGAAGTACGAGAAGACGATCCTGCTGATCTCGCTGCTGTACATCCCCGCAGTGCTGGCGCTGCAGAAGGTGATGAGGAGGCGGAAGGAGATCGAGGCCAAGGCGCTGAAGGTGGCATGGAACGTGTGCCTGTCCGCGCTCTCCCTCATGGGAGTGCTGCTGATCCTCATATATGACCCGCATGTGCTGAAGAGCATAATCCTGGAGGAGACAGAGTACAGACCGGAAACGAGGGCAGTGATCAGCATTTTCACGCTGACAAAGGTAGTGGAGTACGGAGACAcggtttttttaattttaaaaaaaaaaaagttaacatttttacacaGCTACCATCACTTAAGTGTGGTTATATACTGTCTGTATTCTCAAAAGGAGTTAGTTTCTCACGCGCATTACTTTGTCTTCCTAAACTTGGTAGTCCACGCGatcatgtatttttattttggcttTATTTACATTGTGCCAAAAATTCTGTACAAAGTCAGGCAATTTATAACCTGTTTGCAAATACTGCAAATGTTCATTGggatttttatttcctacTACGCCATAAGAAATGTGGAGAATCAGATTTATGTGAAGAATGCAATCGCCAGTTTCGCTTTATATTTGACGtatgccattttgtttttaaatttttactttaataattattgcaaaaatgtgaaaagcaACGTGGCCACGTACATGATCAGTGTGCATATATTGGGACTCATTGGACTCATAATGTTATGTACAAGCAATGACACGTTAAGGTTATTTATTGAGGTCTCCATCGGATGTGTATTTACCTTAACGTTGCTCAGTTGCTCCTTCCATTTTAATACACACTATTGTTACCTctggaagaacaaaataggGGACACGAATTTTTTGGAGCAAACTGATTTGCTTCTTACGTATAAGGCCAAGTACTTTTCCAATATGGCctttctaaaaaaaatgaccattCATATGATTAAGACTTTCCTCCTTTGCTTTAACGGACTCGCTACCTACGCGCATGACacgattttcctttttgtgaatttttacTCGGAGAGGCTGAAGAGGATTGCGCACGAGTCGGCCGCgctggaaaaaggggggaaatccGCCACAGTGAGGGGTGCAGCGATGAGCGGTGAGACGAGCGGTGCGACGAGCGGAGCGAGTGACAAATCGAGTGACCAACCGAACGACCAACCGAATGACGAACCGAATAACCAAACGAATGTGGCGaacccccccggggaggcCCCCAACCGAAGGGACACCAAAGCGAACAGagtcttcttcctcattaAAGACCTCTACAACCGATCGATCATCTCCTACATCATATACAAATCGCCCATCGAAAATATTGCCAAAAATTTGGAGTCCATTTCGCCTGACCAGTCAGCAAGAAAATCGCTccaatttacattttttcgcatGACCAAGCAGGTCATACAGAATTACCTGCTCTACATTGTCTGCCTGATTCTCCCCATATACTACGGGCTGCGTGTGTATAACGACGCGCTGCTGGGCCTGTGCGTGCACGGCGCGCTCAggtggcttatcgaaatatACTCcaccaaaatttttaacaagtCGCGCAAGCTGCACGGGCATTGA
- a CDS encoding hypothetical protein, conserved (encoded by transcript PVX_099410A): MSGEKRGSKIHVFVINDVKNEEGEKEELDDAYNTEGDAPKGGNPNGEAAIGGDKQKVINPKKNKKEEIIRHKMYHPQVKIVKVSCGKSIIGFLSVVGKIYCWQLNGFDDFDKNVPYLLVDSVLKNKIIHDVSSGDSHIAFLSKEGELFTYGDNTYGQLGNGDDASFECEDGLASEAVHPFSALEDDLGGQNPPEEVDTKEKRKKQKGHKVHKVDVQNNIVKYVYSRDRYTLYLTIDGFLYGFGLINEHFLQGQKNRAKRKRVLTKPCLIDTNNIAFKKIAIGNNFILGISFNNSLYSWGDNTGGVLGYDDCAECHEPKLVETIKNVTYVSAGRVSLCKTVEDDLYIWGGNYGCKPSMVKNKFDQMIINRNFIIGLCAKKNIWVKKIDTLSHGYYINNLRVDLLCSYDNLIIGVENQVENQVEGELEPVHADAKVAIRSCFMGKGKDQGGSAPLGGNDLAPFAKAAGDAHKDSRDNIEEALTGGDVEHLSHDVHAHLSGGNVPPQQGKGGKQGHEQEDPPNDHLTSTAPTAGKVPPAEVRKDAAQNSGGQGGKENRPPSEEEKSNGIPQVGSKESFAKMNQFECEEVPKGDPPKGEAANAADVADVADVADAADVADETDESHCMEAKSLPWNEKESTTHETEPSGNTYHKLTDAEMKEDDYFDEDYYGEDRYGEDRYSEEEHFLATNIYGKPETPNLSDAGGGLSSNGTSKGKEKLNLKSALKKFPSSERLKKSVSFSNYVYDLARSNYELMSGASSGEEAVKAVVAAGGVVAAGEVVAAGEVMAAGEPVGVDVEANHAGIIHPPDEDIFVNVPEKMPNGNPSEDKFSSQFIWDDPPQECTSEETSVNKNWDNVIAGKTAEEGCPPLVESADRIGSEIKMYVGNLQREEVLEGDTKCMLPFVNDSDKVAPLGSFPSEGVDMRCTNWGGTLEEENSYTLGGYKGGFTFERRKCFPSEGHDVEWGLSQRGAPMEGASKEGKKNEKVEREVSIEQIGSHKGGFKHTGEYHIVGSHPNESYQHVGGHPSAAEIIASGEGKRGSGFAWNGMSTTLSGEDADSFFTQNQSQRIGSSAKLLPLRGDKGGETAAGVGSPTVGVSLKKKNLPRRSKNLQGRKTSKIKHLICKRVTRRVIKKRLGVPNEVPPVGTKLTLSHPPQVEREKMTKLKVRPSQLRETKKETDRVDPPLGESSHVSSASVIGTPSHVCHCCGGRSPRGVNLQAGKKKDTTHKRGDPGRVPLEDSCKRKTSLPVNKKAAICESNPPVKEKKTLQNDNAAKMKISKTGKKQVSSRSKDKPACSGKGCSSKGGVQSGPLRAVPSGGSDQNGANGADQNGENTRRGCPAQEGRTGRKGGAAKVRRNSSAASVYQDGVCQDASEEVTPKGSKVKRSDYFSDTEKRTSPSDRAYSGNTSGVSPIRKITKRESCASCHHNGILEVGERKGKANSLCVRQTGERENYTDASFHLENHPLSRGEINSCAGGKYAQGRLPSLERDTCWGEGFTSFDRKLDGNLRGVEKGASRCHSEGGKANRASSKVVRKRSGDKQSSGEQSGGEQRSDKQRSGKQSGGTLPGERKTQPSGETQLARLSWTSDQDLCSHRGGGSPHEANSHMVRLEAGETARTSPKKKLKRKTSEGALCLYGRSGSNERKVGGAKVGPAKMGTTKEGAAKIGVAKKGKQSESAEAFASASKKPVSNYTRQVVALSGSKGSAKGGKMARAEDQHEIALADEEGKKKQKKIASPAKRVSGDSNDGSGRDVLKKLGKQIRRMRNDIAMGSDLGKDERGKGKEVKNAQRESSDEIEPIDGEYLPQADAQVERLYRKVKGKLRGGHVDKEMTPLGKEKKKRMKKLLKDVQYIYEEYKSIKKEKEENEKKKNYLKKVLESTVMKTNQVIRHNKSSFEIYINKMRKENLFLKNELDEESHQHHYDLQQLVNKITHLEQVKDLIARQNEELTKRVMTLTIECEKCKKREVEVGNALDTCKQNLEKEKKKKKYILRKIEHSLKGWEADYNELKGKYNSVQAQNGQLLKRSGDLSQRNEDLSQRNEDLSQRNEDLAKRNEELAKRNEQLREEARAWRRELHVRKDLLGGRSAEGMLSRTPRGENKSKPTEAKQELHLEEGNAPKKEAASTHLAFLKERLKQKWDPSKGGDVLVDPILEGIIQMALNHLGVQSGQTRGSGAHLSSVHPAAEDRSGAANLGSTANRENTTNTGSTANQDAPKKENLKVATEQMEQTMTSIEGIEPNCSHGNEEEEGATTQQEGGHPLPSNETVESKTGTYDTSSEIHEDLEDSFSLQTITPEEKLETDKKNSTKGETQTWVTRKVNYTPSASLTGLTHTTHGDMHSQLANETAEKVNSLDEVSGVLQWGDDHGQASQTGDRLIANAFLERKKKKKKKPHSGKDNHNGGEAHEANEHPLDGRLLKTKIRGLNEKSATKGVGVNGSTVPSNEVTTKALSKKNTQLKEIQKNDFLLLHDSNRINKNDAVGQIAATNDASTERRKVTHAGEGQNAKRAVAEGTHKQNGSGDNSKEKQKELNDMLDCIFDTSSDHSSISANMVDIQSLIESNLKNIFSAQD, translated from the coding sequence atgtcaGGCGAGAAGCGAGGCAGCAAAATTCACGTGTTTGTCATAAACGATGTGAAGAatgaggagggggagaaggaggagctgGACGATGCGTATAACACAGAGGGTGACGCACCTAAGGGAGGCAATCCCAATGGTGAGGCTGCCATCGGGGGAGATAAACAGAAGGTGATCAACCcgaagaagaataaaaaggaagaaatcaTAAGACACAAAATGTACCACCCGCAGGTCAAAATTGTGAAAGTGAGTTGTGGAAAGTCCATCATTGGGTTCCTCTCAGTAGTAGGCAAAATATACTGCTGGCAGCTGAACGGTTTTGATGACTTTGACAAGAATGTGCCCTACTTGTTAGTAGACtccgttttaaaaaataaaataattcacgATGTGAGCAGTGGAGATAGCCACATTGCCTTTCTATCGAAGGAGGGGGAGCTGTTCACCTATGGGGATAACACCTATGGGCAGCTGGGCAACGGGGATGACGCTTCATTCGAGTGTGAAGATGGGTTGGCGTCAGAAGCGGTTCATCCGTTTTCCGCGTTGGAGGATGACCTCGGAGGGCAAAACCCCCCTGAAGAGGTGGACACCAaagagaagaggaaaaaacagAAGGGACACAAGGTGCACAAAGTAGATGTACAAAATAACATCGTGAAATACGTCTACTCAAGGGATAGGTACACGCTCTACCTGACCATCGACGGGTTCTTATACGGGTTCGGCTTGATAAACGAGCATTTCTTGCAGGGGCAGAAAAACAgagcgaagaggaagagagtGCTAACCAAACCGTGTCTAATTGATACGAATAATAtagcttttaaaaaaattgccatcGGAAATAACTTCATCTTGGGAATCAGTTTTAACAATTCACTCTACTCCTGGGGAGACAACACCGGGGGGGTACTGGGATACGATGACTGTGCAGAGTGCCACGAACCCAAGTTAGTCGAAACCATCAAAAACGTAACTTATGTGAGTGCCGGAAGGGTGAGTCTTTGCAAAACGGTGGAAGACGACTTGTACATCTGGGGAGGGAACTACGGATGCAAACCCAGCATggtcaaaaataaattcgaTCAAATGATTATTAACAGAAATTTTATAATCGGCTTGTGTGCCAAGAAGAACATctgggtgaaaaaaattgacaccCTTTCTCATGGGTACTACATTAATAATTTGAGAGTCGACTTGCTCTGCTCCTACGACAATTTGATTATCGGCGTGGAGAATCAGGTGGAGAATCAGGTGGAGGGGGAGTTAGAACCCGTCCACGCAGATGCAAAGGTGGCCATTCGGAGTTGCTTCatggggaaagggaaagacCAAGGAGGGAGTGCGCCACTGGGGGGGAACGATTTGGCACCTTTTGCAAAGGCGGCGGGGGATGCACACAAGGATTCACGAGATAATATTGAAGAAGCGCTTACGGGTGGCGACGTAGAGCACCTATCACACGATGTGCACGCCCATCTGTCTGGTGGGAATGTCCCCCCGCAGCAGGGAAAGGGAGGTAAACAGGGCCACGAACAGGAAGACCCCCCGAATGACCACCTCACCAGCACAGCGCCTACCGCGGGGAAGGTGCCCCCCGCAGAGGTGAGAAAGGACGCCGCGCAAAACAGTGGTGGGCAAGGGGGTAAGGAGAACCGCCCCccaagtgaagaagaaaaatcgAACGGCATCCCCCAGGTGGGCTCAAAGGAAAGTTTCGCCAAGATGAATCAGTTCGAGTGTGAAGAGGTGCCCAAAGGTGatccccccaaaggggaagcagcaaACGCAGCAGATGTAGCAGACGTAGCAGACGTAGCAGACGCAGCAGACGTAGCGGACGAAACAGACGAATCCCACTGCATGGAGGCGAAGTCCCTCCCATGGAACGAGAAGGAGAGCACCACCCATGAGACGGAACCATCGGGAAACACCTACCACAAGTTGACAGACGCAGAAATGAAAGAGGATGATTATTTCGATGAGGATTACTACGGTGAAGACCGCTATGGTGAAGACCGCTACTCTGAGGAGGAGCACTTCTTAGCAACCAACATTTATGGAAAGCCAGAAACCCCCAACCTGAGCGACGCAGGAGGGGGGCTGTCCTCCAACGGGACATCCAAAGGGAAGGAGAAACTGAACCTGAAATCGGCGCTGAAGAAATTCCCGAGCAGTGAGAGACTTAAGAAGAGCGTCTCCTTTTCCAACTACGTGTACGATTTGGCGAGGAGCAACTACGAGCTGATGAGCGGGGCGTCCAGCGGCGAGGAGGCGGTGAAGGCGGTGGTAGCAGCGGGAGGGGTGGTAGCAGCGGGAGAGGTGGTAGCAGCGGGAGAGGTGATGGCGGCAGGCGAACCCGTCGGCGTAGATGTAGAAGCCAACCACGCAGGGATAATCCACCCCCCAGATGAAGACATCTTTGTGAATGTTCCCGAAAAGATGCCAAATGGAAATCCCTCGGAGGATAAATTTAGCAGCCAGTTCATTTGGGATGACCCCCCACAGGAATGCACATCTGAGGAGACTTCGGTAAACAAAAATTGGGACAACGTAATCGCGGGGAAGACAGCAGAGGAAGGTTGCCCTCCACTTGTGGAGAGTGCAGACCGGATTGGAAGCGAAATCAAAATGTATGTGGGCAATCTACAAAGGGAGGAAGTGTTAGAGGGAGACACAAAATGTATGCTACCCTTTGTCAATGATTCGGACAAAGTTGCACCGTTGGGAAGTTTCCCCTCCGAGGGTGTCGACATGAGGTGCACTAACTGGGGAGGCACACTCGAGGAGGAGAACAGTTACACCCTAGGGGGGTACAAAGGAGGATTCACATTCGAGAGAAGGAAGTGCTTTCCTAGTGAAGGTCACGACGTTGAGTGGGGGTTATCCCAAAGAGGAGCCCCCATGGAAGGGGCCTCTaaggaagggaagaaaaacgagAAGGTGGAAAGGGAGGTCTCTATCGAACAGATTGGCAGCCATAAGGGGGGGTTTAAACACACGGGAGAGTACCACATCGTTGGTAGTCACCCCAATGAGAGTTACCAACACGTGGGCGGCCATCCTTCAGCGGCGGAAATAATCGCgtcgggggaggggaagcgaGGAAGTGGGTTCGCCTGGAATGGGATGAGCACCACGCTAAGCGGGGAGGACGCAGACAGCTTCTTCACACAGAACCAAAGCCAACGCATAGGCTCCTCCGCGAAGCTGCTCCCACTAAGGGGagacaaagggggagagacaGCTGCGGGGGTAGGCAGCCCCACCGTGGGCGTTtcattaaagaaaaaaaacctaccaaggaggagcaaaaatctacaagggagaaaaacatcaaaaataaagcatCTCATATGCAAAAGAGTAACACGCcgagttataaaaaaaaggctggGCGTCCCGAATGAGGTGCCACCCGTTGGAACGAAACTAACCCTGTCGCATCCCCCCCAGGTGGAGCGCGAAAAAATGACCAAACTGAAGGTGAGACCCTCCCAGTtgagggaaacaaaaaaggagactgATAGGGTAGACCCCCCTTTGGGAGAAAGCAGCCATGTAAGTAGTGCGAGTGTGATTGGTACCCCCTCACATGTTTGCCACTGCTGTGGGGGTCGCTCCCCCCGTGGTGTGAACCTGCAGGCGGGTAAGAAGAAAGACACTACGCATAAGAGGGGAGACCCGGGGAGGGTCCCACTGGAGGACAGCTGCAAAAGGAAGACCTCCCTTCCGGTAAACAAAAAAGCTGCAATCTGCGAAAGCAACCCCCctgtgaaggagaaaaagacccttcaaaatgataacgcagcaaaaatgaagataagcaaaacggggaagaagcaagTGTCGTCGAGGAGCAAGGACAAACCTGCGTGCAGCGGAAAGGGTTGCTCTTCCAAGGGGGGGGTTCAAAGTGGCCCCCTTCGCGCGGTCCCCTCGGGTGGAAGTGatcaaaatggggcaaatggggcagatcaaaatggcgaaaataCCCGCCGAGGATGCCCTGCGCAGGAGGGTCGAACCGGCAGGAAGGGCGGAGCGGCCAAAGTGAGGAGAAACTCATCCGCGGCGAGCGTTTACCAGGATGGCGTGTGCCAAGATGCAAGTGAGGAGGTCACCCCGAAAGGCTCCAAAGTGAAAAGGAGCGACTACTTCTCTGACACAGAGAAAAGGACCTCCCCCTCCGATCGCGCCTACTCAGGCAACACATCAGGTGTAAGTCCCATTCGAAAAATCACCAAAAGGGAATCCTGCGCTAGCTGCCATCATAATGGTATACTTGAGGTAGGCGAGAGAAAAGGGAAGGCCAACTCTCTGTGTGTGAGGCAAACTGGGGAGAGAGAAAACTACACGGACGcttctttccatttggaaAATCATCCCCTTAGTAGAGGTGAAATAAACAGTTGTGCAGGTGGGAAATACGCCCAGGGGAGACTGCCCAGTTTGGAGAGAGACACCTGTTGGGGGGAAGGCTTCACATCGTTTGACCGCAAACTGGATGGTAATCTGCGTGGCGTTGAGAAGGGCGCAAGCAGGTGCCAcagcgaggggggaaaggctAATCGGGCGAGCAGTAAGGTGGTGAGGAAGAGGAGCGGCGACAAGCAAAGCAGCGGCGAACAAAGCGGCGGCGAACAAAGGAGTGACAAACAAAGGAGTGGCAAACAAAGCGGAGGCACACTCCcaggggagagaaaaacgcAACCGTCGGGGGAAACCCAGCTGGCGAGACTCTCTTGGACGAGCGACCAAGACCTCTGCAGCCACCGCGGGGGAGGCAGTCCGCACGAAGCAAATTCGCACATGGTTCGCCTCGAGGCAGGAGAAACCGCACGCACGTCCCCCaagaagaaattgaaaaggaagaCCAGCGAAGGGGCTCTCTGTCTTTACGGCCGAAGTGGGTCGAATGAAAGGAAGGTGGGAGGAGCCAAAGTGGGCCCCGCCAAAATGGGCACCACCAAAGAGGGAGCCGCCAAAATAGGGGtggccaaaaaagggaagcaaagcGAAAGCGCGGAGGCGTTCGCTAGTGCGAGCAAAAAGCCCGTGAGCAACTACACCAGACAGGTCGTTGCACTGAGTGGGTCGAAGGGTAGCGCGAAGGGAGGCAAAATGGCCCGGGCGGAGGACCAACACGAAATTGCGCTCGCTGAcgaagaggggaagaagaaacaaaaaaaaatagccagtCCAGCCAAACGGGTAAGTGGCGACTCAAATGATGGCAGCGGAAGGGACGTActcaaaaaattggggaaacAAATCAGACGCATGAGAAACGACATTGCGATGGGCAGCGATTTGGGCAAAGacgaaaggggaaaaggtaAAGAGGTAAAAAACGCTCAGAGAGAATCCTCAGACGAAATTGAACCCATCGATGGGGAGTACCTCCCACAAGCAGACGCACAGGTTGAGCGGCTGTATCGGAAGGTGAAGGGAAAACTACGCGGTGGTCATGTAGACAAGGAGATGACCCCCcttgggaaggaaaaaaaaaaacgaatgaaaaAACTACTGAAAGATGTGCAGTACATTTATGAAGAGTACAAAagcattaaaaaagaaaaggaagaaaatgaaaaaaaaaaaaactacctAAAAAAGGTCTTGGAGAGCACAGTAATGAAAACCAATCAAGTAATTAGACATAATAAAAGCTCATTcgaaatttatataaacaaaatgagaaaagaaaatttatttttgaagaatGAGTTGGATGAAGAATCTCATCAACACCACTACGACCTGCAGCAGCTTGTTAACAAAATAACGCACTTGGAACAGGTGAAAGATTTGATCGCTAGACAGAATGAGGAGCTCACCAAAAGGGTCATGACTCTCACGATAGaatgtgaaaaatgcaaaaagagGGAAGTTGAAGTGGGGAATGCACTCGACACTTGTAAGCAAAATttggagaaagaaaaaaaaaaaaaaaaatacattctgCGAAAAATTGAGCATTCCTTGAAGGGCTGGGAGGCCGACTACAACGAGTTGAAGGGCAAATACAACTCGGTGCAGGCGCAAAACGGGCAGCTCCTCAAGCGGAGCGGAGACCTATCGCAGCGAAATGAAGACCTATCGCAGCGGAATGAAGACCTATCGCAGCGGAATGAAGACCTGGCgaagcgaaatgaagaacTGGCGAAGCGGAACGAGCAGCTGCGTGAAGAAGCGCGCGCTTGGCGGCGAGAGCTGCACGTCAGGAAAGACCTACTGGGCGGGAGGAGCGCCGAAGGGATGCTTAGCCGAACCCCCCGAGGAGAGAATAAATCAAAACCAACGGAAGCGAAACAGGAGCTTCACTTAGAAGAGGGGAACGCCCCCAAGAAGGAAGCCGCATCAACCCATTTAGCATTCCTGAAGGAGAGGTTAAAACAAAAGTGGGACCcctcaaaggggggagacgTTCTGGTGGATCCCATCCTCGAAGGGATAATTCAGATGGCTCTCAACCATTTGGGGGTGCAAAGCGGCCAGAcgcggggaagcggcgcaCATCTGAGCAGTGTGCATCCGGCTGCTGAAGACCGCAGCGGGGCGGCCAACCTGGGTAGCACCGCAAATCGGGAGAACACCACAAACACGGGTAGCACCGCTAACCAAGAcgccccaaaaaaggaaaacctcAAGGTCGCCACGGAACAGATGGAGCAAACGATGACGTCCATCGAAGGAATAGAGCCAAATTGCTCGCACGgcaatgaggaggaggagggggctACCACACAGCAAGAGGGAGGCCACCCCTTGCCGAGCAACGAAACGGTGGAGTCAAAAACGGGCACCTATGACACGTCAAGTGAGATACACGAAGACTTAGAGGACAGCTTCTCCCTCCAAACGATCACGCCAGAGGAGAAGCTCGAAACAGATAAGAAGAACTCTACAAAGGGGGAGACACAAACGTGGGTCACTCGTAAGGTGAATTACACCCCCTCTGCGAGCCTCACAGGGTTGACGCACACAACGCATGGTGATATGCACTCCCAGTTGGCGAATGAAACGGCAGAAAAGGTTAACAGCCTGGACGAAGTGAGCGGCGTCCTCCAGTGGGGCGACGACCATGGGCAGGCAAGCCAAACGGGCGATCGACTAATAGCCAACGCATTCCtcgaaagaaagaaaaaaaaaaaaaaaaaacctcacAGTGGTAAAGATAATCATAACGGTGGAGAAGCACACGAGGCGAACGAGCACCCCCTTGATGGGCGGCTCTTAAAAACGAAGATTCGAGGCCTCAACGAGAAGAGCGCCACTAAAGGGGTGGGTGTAAACGGGTCCACTGTGCCATCGAACGAGGTGACCACTAAGGccctttcaaaaaaaaatacccaatTGAAGGAAATCCAAAAGAACGattttttgctgctccatGATTCGAACaggataaataaaaatgatgcagtTGGCCAAATCGCCGCAACGAACGATGCTTCCACCGAAAGGAGGAAGGTGACCCATGCCGGGGAGGGTCAAAATGCAAAGCGAGCAGTCGCCGAGGGCACGCACAAGCAGAACGGGTCAGGGGACAAttcgaaggagaagcagaaggaaCTGAATGACATGCTCGATTGCATTTTCGATACATCCTCGGACCACTCGTCCATCAGCGCAAATATGGTGGATATTCAGAGCTTAATTGAGAGCAAcctcaaaaatattttcagcGCCCAGGATTAG